A portion of the Streptomyces sp. NBC_01335 genome contains these proteins:
- a CDS encoding HEAT repeat domain-containing protein: MGFSGVDGTTDELFAGALAEVGADDEERSVPFLVALHNRPTREVFDRAAALLSREDPVERELGARILRELGPYGTEGRRPFTSETIGVVLAEIGDEPDPGVLGWMISALGYHSAHQALDLVLGHQGHPAQPVRFAVAAALPALADPELTEQRVVEALLRLAEDDNDSVRWYALYALFNEMAGIPDEHRRLWATHLIGQADAQRREEMSRIATTLADEADGVLRDLLGQAGTRTTRLPER; encoded by the coding sequence GTGGGCTTCAGCGGAGTCGACGGAACGACGGACGAGTTGTTCGCGGGGGCACTGGCCGAGGTCGGCGCGGATGACGAGGAGCGCTCCGTGCCTTTCCTGGTCGCCCTGCACAACCGTCCGACCCGCGAAGTCTTCGACCGAGCGGCCGCCTTGCTGAGCCGCGAGGACCCGGTGGAACGGGAGCTGGGAGCGCGGATCCTGCGCGAGCTCGGCCCGTACGGCACCGAAGGCCGTCGGCCGTTCACCTCGGAAACCATCGGTGTCGTCCTGGCCGAGATCGGTGACGAACCTGACCCAGGGGTCCTGGGGTGGATGATCTCCGCACTCGGCTACCACTCCGCCCATCAGGCTCTTGACCTGGTACTGGGTCACCAGGGTCATCCGGCGCAGCCGGTACGTTTCGCGGTCGCCGCCGCGCTGCCCGCCTTGGCCGATCCCGAGCTCACGGAGCAGCGAGTCGTGGAGGCGCTCCTCCGGCTGGCGGAAGACGACAACGACTCGGTGCGCTGGTACGCGCTGTACGCGCTGTTCAACGAGATGGCCGGGATCCCCGATGAGCACAGGAGGCTGTGGGCCACGCACTTGATCGGGCAAGCCGACGCACAACGTCGCGAAGAGATGTCCCGTATCGCCACTACGCTTGCCGACGAGGCCGATGGCGTCCTGCGCGACCTTCTCGGGCAGGCGGGGACGCGGACGACAAGACTGCCGGAGCGGTGA
- a CDS encoding gamma-glutamylcyclotransferase family protein — translation MPFFVYGTLRPGEHNHDRYVRGLDVREQPALLHGGALYDGPGYPFATDGDGTVLGALITAAPEEYGQLLVALDRLETYLGPDDPRNLYERVVRDVEVPGTGSVRAWIYLAAAAVSRTLHASGPRIPGGDWLGHRPPRNGAPVTP, via the coding sequence CTGCCCTTCTTCGTCTACGGCACCCTGCGGCCCGGCGAGCACAACCACGACCGGTACGTCCGGGGCCTCGACGTCCGCGAGCAGCCGGCGCTGCTGCACGGCGGGGCGCTCTACGACGGCCCCGGGTATCCGTTCGCCACCGACGGGGACGGTACGGTCCTGGGCGCGCTGATCACCGCGGCACCCGAGGAGTACGGCCAACTGCTCGTCGCACTCGACCGGTTGGAGACGTACCTGGGGCCCGACGACCCCCGCAACCTCTACGAGCGGGTCGTCCGGGACGTCGAGGTGCCCGGCACCGGGAGTGTGCGCGCCTGGATCTACCTCGCGGCCGCCGCGGTCTCCCGCACCCTGCACGCGAGCGGTCCGCGCATCCCGGGCGGCGACTGGCTCGGCCACCGCCCTCCCCGGAACGGCGCCCCGGTGACGCCGTAG
- a CDS encoding TetR/AcrR family transcriptional regulator translates to MRADARRNYDRILAAAGAAVAQHGAEASLEEIARHAQVGSATLHRHFPSRQALLEAVFKDRVEALCAKAHDLAAEPDPGAALVTWLHAVGAHAVTNRGLGASLMPGADTGDPTFGDTCHTMILNAGSELLARAHHARAVRSDVTITQLLKLVGAIALATELDSDGAAETERLLTLVIEGVRPPETGRGRSLDTPSEGC, encoded by the coding sequence ATGCGAGCCGACGCGCGGCGCAACTACGACCGGATCCTGGCCGCCGCCGGGGCCGCTGTTGCCCAGCACGGCGCCGAGGCCTCCCTGGAGGAGATCGCCCGGCACGCCCAGGTCGGCTCAGCCACACTGCACCGCCACTTCCCTTCCCGGCAGGCGCTGCTGGAGGCCGTCTTCAAAGACCGGGTCGAGGCCCTGTGCGCCAAGGCGCACGACCTGGCCGCCGAGCCCGACCCGGGCGCCGCGCTCGTCACCTGGCTCCATGCCGTCGGCGCACACGCCGTCACCAACAGAGGTCTGGGGGCATCCCTGATGCCCGGCGCCGACACTGGTGATCCGACGTTCGGGGACACCTGCCACACGATGATCCTGAACGCGGGCAGCGAACTACTCGCGCGCGCCCACCATGCGCGCGCCGTGCGATCCGACGTCACCATCACCCAACTGCTCAAACTCGTGGGAGCCATCGCGCTGGCCACCGAACTTGACAGCGACGGCGCCGCCGAGACCGAACGCCTCCTGACGCTCGTCATCGAGGGGGTGCGCCCACCGGAGACAGGGCGGGGGCGGTCACTCGACACGCCGAGCGAGGGCTGTTAG
- a CDS encoding NmrA/HSCARG family protein produces MTDRTIVVTGATGLQGRAVTKHLLDGGWQVRALTRNPEGAPAKALARAGARIVRAEMEEVSSLVDAAEGAYGLFSVQPTVGSPGTAPGFSAEDEVRWGMNVAEAARIANIGHIVFSSIAGADRHDSETLPTNLVSKWRIEQHLAKLGLPVTVLRPVSFMENYTGEYAHQGGSLVSGLAPDVALQIMAVDDVGVVAELAFSRPQEWIGRATALAGDELTPVQIAAHIATAIKRPLPYAQIPMETIRAVNEEFALAHEWLGERGYRADIPATRRIHPAAMDFPTWLQRIGAAQITEFLDAQESRGRDA; encoded by the coding sequence TTGACGGACAGGACCATCGTGGTGACAGGCGCGACCGGCCTACAGGGCCGGGCGGTGACCAAGCATCTGCTCGACGGTGGGTGGCAGGTGCGGGCGCTCACGCGCAATCCGGAGGGGGCCCCGGCGAAGGCCCTTGCGCGTGCCGGAGCGCGGATCGTACGTGCGGAGATGGAGGAGGTCTCCTCCCTCGTGGACGCCGCCGAGGGCGCCTACGGTCTCTTCAGCGTCCAGCCCACGGTGGGTTCCCCCGGTACGGCACCCGGCTTCTCTGCGGAGGACGAGGTCCGTTGGGGAATGAACGTTGCCGAAGCCGCCCGTATCGCCAACATCGGGCACATCGTTTTCAGTTCGATCGCCGGCGCGGACCGCCACGACAGTGAGACGCTGCCGACCAACCTGGTCAGCAAGTGGCGGATCGAACAGCACCTCGCGAAGCTCGGCCTGCCCGTCACGGTTCTGCGGCCTGTCTCCTTCATGGAGAACTACACCGGTGAATACGCCCACCAAGGCGGCAGCCTGGTCTCCGGCCTCGCCCCGGACGTCGCGCTGCAGATCATGGCCGTGGACGACGTCGGCGTCGTCGCCGAACTCGCGTTCTCACGGCCCCAGGAGTGGATCGGGCGCGCGACGGCCCTGGCCGGCGACGAGCTGACCCCCGTCCAGATTGCCGCTCACATCGCGACGGCCATCAAGCGCCCGCTTCCGTACGCGCAGATTCCGATGGAGACGATCCGGGCTGTCAACGAGGAGTTCGCGTTGGCCCACGAGTGGCTGGGCGAACGCGGCTACCGCGCGGACATCCCCGCCACACGACGGATCCACCCCGCTGCGATGGACTTCCCCACCTGGCTGCAACGTATCGGTGCAGCCCAGATCACGGAGTTCCTGGACGCCCAGGAATCACGGGGGCGTGACGCGTGA
- a CDS encoding DUF397 domain-containing protein → MTTESLHWFKSSYSANGGQCVEVATNLAAAHGAVPVRDSKDTSGPVLGLSAASFSAFVAGVKAGEFSAI, encoded by the coding sequence GTGACTACCGAATCCCTCCACTGGTTCAAGTCTTCCTACAGCGCCAACGGTGGCCAGTGCGTCGAGGTCGCCACCAACCTCGCCGCCGCCCACGGCGCGGTCCCCGTACGCGACTCCAAGGACACCAGCGGCCCTGTCCTGGGCCTCTCCGCCGCGTCGTTCAGCGCGTTCGTGGCAGGGGTCAAGGCCGGCGAGTTCAGCGCCATCTGA
- the cutA gene encoding divalent-cation tolerance protein CutA has protein sequence MATPPAAWLTVQTTTDSEEKAQALARGAVEARLAACAQISAPVTSVYHWQNAVETAEEWQVLFKTRTERYDELEEHLRAAHDYDTPEIIATPIVRGSARYLAWVTDQTSSAVAL, from the coding sequence ATGGCGACGCCGCCCGCCGCATGGCTGACCGTGCAGACCACGACCGACAGCGAGGAGAAGGCCCAGGCCCTGGCCCGGGGCGCGGTGGAGGCCCGGCTCGCCGCCTGCGCGCAGATCTCCGCGCCCGTCACCTCCGTCTACCACTGGCAGAACGCCGTGGAGACCGCCGAGGAGTGGCAGGTGCTCTTCAAGACGAGGACCGAGCGCTACGACGAACTGGAGGAACACCTGCGCGCCGCCCACGACTACGACACCCCCGAGATCATCGCCACCCCCATCGTCCGGGGCAGCGCCCGCTACCTCGCCTGGGTGACCGACCAGACCTCCTCGGCGGTGGCACTGTGA
- a CDS encoding class F sortase has translation MSQTAHKGKAWLIGVAVLAGVWLIQNGADTQVVPPQPSAAEAFAAGPQLQPGSPVAEPLAPSTPVRVRIPEIDVDAPLTRLGLRPDGSLDVPPEEDRNLAGWYGDGTRPGALGTALVAGHVDNAKGPAVFYGLGSLGRGDRVEVVREDARTAVFSIDAIEVYENDDFPSTRVYGKAPYAALRLITCGGGFSKDTGYQGNVVVYAHLTDVRDAA, from the coding sequence GTGTCCCAGACGGCACACAAGGGCAAGGCCTGGCTGATCGGCGTCGCCGTGCTGGCCGGGGTCTGGCTGATCCAGAACGGTGCGGACACCCAGGTGGTGCCCCCGCAGCCGTCCGCGGCGGAGGCGTTCGCCGCCGGGCCGCAGCTCCAGCCGGGTTCGCCCGTCGCCGAGCCGCTGGCCCCGTCCACCCCGGTCCGGGTGCGCATCCCCGAGATCGACGTGGACGCGCCGTTGACCCGGCTCGGCCTCCGCCCGGACGGCAGCCTGGACGTGCCGCCGGAGGAGGACCGCAACCTCGCGGGCTGGTACGGCGACGGCACCCGGCCGGGCGCCCTGGGCACCGCGCTCGTCGCCGGGCACGTGGACAACGCGAAGGGCCCGGCGGTCTTCTACGGTCTGGGTTCGCTGGGGCGCGGCGACCGGGTGGAGGTCGTACGCGAGGACGCGCGCACCGCGGTCTTCTCGATCGACGCGATCGAGGTGTACGAGAACGACGACTTCCCCAGCACCCGTGTCTACGGGAAGGCGCCCTACGCCGCGCTGCGGCTGATCACCTGCGGCGGCGGGTTCTCGAAGGACACCGGCTACCAGGGCAACGTGGTGGTCTACGCCCATCTGACGGACGTACGGGACGCGGCCTGA
- a CDS encoding aminotransferase class IV family protein, whose protein sequence is MIPASPAPYVEFDGHPATPDDLRIPAFSGYGHFTAFQVRDGRVRGWDLHLNRLRAANQELFGLDLEAEPLRELVRKALSGAGLRDASVRVHGFLPPGATRTVLMVTVAPPAVPPGKPLSLLSVAYARELPHLKRPGDFSQTYYGRLAVRSGYDQALLTAPGGVVTEGAITNIGFWDGDRVVWPDAPALIGITMALLEEGLALAGSPSARRPVTLDGLDAFRAAFVTNSQGIVPVHRIDDRSYPVDAELMELLERVYGDAPADPV, encoded by the coding sequence ATGATCCCTGCCTCGCCCGCCCCGTACGTCGAGTTCGACGGTCACCCCGCGACCCCCGACGATCTGCGGATCCCCGCCTTCTCCGGCTATGGCCACTTCACGGCCTTCCAGGTCAGGGACGGACGCGTGCGGGGCTGGGACCTCCACCTGAACCGGCTGCGCGCCGCGAACCAGGAGCTGTTCGGCCTGGACCTGGAGGCGGAACCGCTGCGCGAGCTGGTACGCAAGGCCCTGTCGGGAGCCGGCCTACGGGACGCCTCGGTGCGGGTGCACGGCTTCCTGCCGCCGGGCGCCACGCGGACCGTGCTGATGGTGACGGTGGCACCGCCCGCCGTACCGCCCGGGAAGCCGCTGAGCCTCCTCTCGGTGGCGTACGCCCGCGAACTGCCGCACCTCAAGCGGCCCGGCGACTTCAGCCAGACCTACTACGGCAGGCTGGCGGTGCGTTCGGGGTACGACCAGGCGCTGCTGACCGCCCCCGGCGGAGTGGTCACCGAGGGCGCGATCACCAACATCGGCTTCTGGGACGGCGATCGGGTGGTCTGGCCGGACGCCCCCGCGCTGATCGGGATCACCATGGCGCTGCTGGAGGAAGGGCTCGCCCTCGCCGGGTCCCCCTCGGCCCGGCGGCCGGTGACCCTGGACGGCCTCGACGCCTTCCGGGCCGCGTTCGTCACCAACTCCCAGGGGATCGTGCCCGTCCACCGCATCGACGACCGGTCCTACCCCGTGGACGCGGAGCTGATGGAGCTGCTGGAGCGGGTGTACGGGGACGCCCCGGCCGATCCGGTCTGA
- a CDS encoding LPXTG cell wall anchor domain-containing protein: MSSVHRRSWSAALALTAAALLGTVLVGAPAHAEDGPALKFTVARSEVGLPQPADRSDPPQINWGLDGDADGGTAEDVVVTIDASGISAFTDLDSTCVGDICTWPAHDIAPDGHAGGVLDMNAKPGVPLGTTGTARLFATSSNATVEEMTVKVTVGAVDLGIQRIPDTGDVEPGSTLNAPIRVSNSGSLVADQVDLTLATTRGLGFAQQFSNCTYGTTTDIPAEYGQSFDLAVCHLTTPVEPGKAYRLSSPVGIAVKPTALYEFVDYQIAAVATSVPKTAASTGPVLELVEDGTPPVVRTDHAQWQIEADNTADIEVTGSTAEVAPGNQAALTATVRNNGPADFNLVNSDAQIGILVEIPKGTTAVTIPPKCGVWTGGGMGEPTPGAPEYICAVESPFTVGETLELPFAVKVGADAPATTSGKVTVSTVYGGDLNADTDKANNTASLVVKTSSSATADPTPTATAPGTDTQSAGVRNVSAGGKAGAGASGSPTASGTLASTGSGSTPAIAAAGALMLLAGGAVAVTARRRRTRPGNAA, encoded by the coding sequence ATGTCATCAGTTCATCGGCGTTCTTGGTCGGCGGCGCTCGCGCTCACGGCCGCCGCCTTGCTCGGGACGGTTCTGGTGGGGGCTCCGGCTCACGCCGAGGACGGGCCCGCGCTGAAGTTCACGGTTGCGCGCTCCGAGGTGGGGCTGCCGCAGCCCGCCGACCGGTCGGACCCGCCGCAGATCAACTGGGGGCTGGACGGGGACGCCGACGGCGGTACCGCCGAGGACGTGGTCGTCACCATCGACGCCTCCGGCATCTCCGCGTTCACGGACCTCGACTCCACCTGTGTGGGCGACATCTGCACGTGGCCCGCACACGACATCGCTCCCGACGGGCACGCCGGCGGCGTCCTGGACATGAACGCCAAGCCGGGCGTCCCGCTCGGGACCACGGGCACGGCGCGGCTCTTCGCGACCTCGTCGAACGCGACCGTCGAGGAGATGACCGTCAAGGTCACCGTCGGCGCGGTGGATCTCGGTATCCAGAGGATTCCGGACACCGGGGACGTCGAGCCCGGCTCGACCCTGAACGCCCCGATCAGGGTGTCCAACTCCGGTTCGCTGGTGGCCGACCAGGTGGACCTCACGCTCGCCACCACCCGTGGCCTGGGCTTCGCCCAGCAGTTCTCCAACTGCACCTACGGGACGACCACGGACATCCCCGCGGAATACGGCCAGTCTTTCGACCTCGCGGTCTGCCACCTCACCACTCCGGTCGAACCGGGCAAGGCCTACCGCCTCTCGTCGCCGGTCGGGATCGCCGTGAAGCCCACGGCGCTCTACGAGTTCGTCGACTACCAGATCGCCGCCGTGGCCACCTCCGTGCCGAAGACGGCTGCCTCCACCGGACCGGTGCTCGAACTCGTCGAGGACGGCACACCGCCGGTCGTGCGGACCGATCACGCCCAGTGGCAGATCGAGGCGGACAACACGGCCGACATCGAGGTCACCGGCTCCACCGCCGAGGTCGCACCGGGCAACCAGGCCGCGCTGACCGCGACGGTACGCAACAACGGACCGGCCGACTTCAACCTCGTGAACTCCGACGCCCAGATCGGCATCCTGGTCGAGATCCCCAAGGGCACCACCGCGGTGACGATCCCGCCGAAGTGCGGCGTGTGGACGGGCGGCGGCATGGGTGAGCCCACGCCCGGCGCCCCGGAGTACATCTGCGCGGTGGAATCGCCTTTCACCGTGGGCGAGACGCTGGAGCTGCCGTTCGCCGTGAAGGTCGGCGCGGACGCTCCGGCCACGACCTCCGGCAAGGTCACCGTCTCCACGGTGTACGGGGGCGATCTGAACGCCGACACCGACAAGGCCAACAACACGGCGTCCCTCGTGGTGAAGACGTCCTCCTCGGCCACCGCCGATCCCACGCCCACCGCCACGGCCCCGGGCACGGACACCCAGAGCGCGGGGGTCCGGAACGTGTCCGCCGGCGGCAAGGCCGGAGCGGGCGCGTCGGGCTCGCCGACCGCCTCGGGGACGTTGGCCTCGACGGGCAGCGGCTCCACGCCGGCGATCGCGGCAGCCGGTGCGCTGATGCTTCTCGCGGGCGGCGCGGTGGCCGTCACGGCCCGCAGGCGCCGGACCCGTCCGGGGAACGCGGCCTGA
- a CDS encoding subtype B tannase, protein MQRLSTPFGCETPEHPTAVKEMPRSAPRKRLLRGVAVAGSLALTALAVPSSFAATSGSAQARAQASAPRGAHAVDAEDAALDFDSAAYTTVTVTVDGQPMNVRWYKEICYVAHPVEAAAQQPGGFGNTTISNTACGYQAMNVFVPESAFGDQRAPIYFAVNNSGWMASYIKASVTGGASYSSATSNVGAALKAGYVFVDVANRSRGLLGADGTNPGKAPAAVVDAKAAVRYLRLNDATMPGSAERIVINGTSGGGALVSILGASGNSAEYDPYLAEIGAAGIDAKGRSTLRDDVFAVNAYCPITDLGNADKAYEWLYNILDTRADTGQNPSPEDAAAIAAQFPAYEKSLGLRNPDGSKLTAANMIDTIRKEVVRSAETYLKADPANTIPALGATFDLQSGGGFPGGTPTTKSYVNDWIDVDTATRTVRSVDMKKYLAFVVAQATLKTTPAFDAVGVNGNTTSGTETNLFGPVDQKYMNYTEYSWDHNDVPGDGSGIDDTGLTWDQYTAKRTTTVDDQIHLIDPMDFIGTGADTAANWYVRAGTRDRDTSFIVSINLDRALEADQQVKDVDYRLAWNQPHAGNYDVPEAMAWIAKVVRKAGDPLGANHR, encoded by the coding sequence ATGCAGCGGCTCTCGACGCCCTTCGGGTGCGAAACGCCCGAACACCCCACCGCCGTAAAGGAGATGCCGCGCTCCGCGCCCCGCAAGCGCCTGCTGAGAGGCGTGGCGGTCGCGGGCTCGCTCGCCCTCACGGCGCTCGCGGTGCCGTCCTCCTTCGCGGCCACGAGCGGTTCCGCCCAGGCCCGCGCCCAGGCATCGGCCCCGCGCGGTGCGCACGCCGTCGACGCGGAGGACGCCGCCCTGGACTTCGACTCCGCCGCCTACACGACGGTCACCGTCACCGTGGACGGGCAGCCGATGAACGTCCGCTGGTACAAGGAGATCTGCTACGTCGCGCACCCCGTCGAGGCGGCGGCCCAGCAGCCCGGCGGGTTCGGCAACACCACGATCTCCAACACCGCCTGCGGCTACCAGGCGATGAACGTGTTCGTCCCCGAGAGCGCCTTCGGCGACCAGCGGGCGCCGATCTACTTCGCGGTGAACAACAGCGGCTGGATGGCCAGTTACATCAAGGCGAGCGTCACCGGCGGCGCGTCCTACTCCAGCGCGACGAGCAACGTCGGCGCCGCGCTGAAGGCCGGTTACGTCTTCGTCGACGTCGCCAACCGCAGCCGCGGGCTGCTCGGCGCCGACGGCACGAACCCCGGCAAGGCGCCCGCCGCGGTGGTCGACGCCAAGGCCGCCGTGCGCTACCTGCGCCTCAACGACGCCACCATGCCCGGCAGCGCCGAACGCATCGTCATCAACGGCACCAGCGGTGGCGGCGCGTTGGTGTCGATCCTGGGCGCCTCCGGCAACAGCGCCGAGTACGACCCCTACCTCGCCGAGATCGGCGCCGCGGGCATCGACGCGAAGGGGCGCAGCACCCTGCGCGACGACGTCTTCGCCGTCAACGCGTACTGCCCGATCACCGACTTGGGCAACGCCGACAAGGCGTACGAGTGGCTGTACAACATCCTCGACACCCGCGCCGACACCGGCCAGAACCCGTCACCGGAGGACGCCGCCGCGATCGCCGCCCAGTTCCCCGCGTACGAGAAGAGCCTCGGCCTCCGCAACCCGGACGGTTCGAAGCTCACCGCCGCGAACATGATCGACACCATCCGGAAGGAGGTCGTCCGCTCCGCCGAGACCTATCTGAAGGCCGACCCGGCCAACACGATTCCGGCCCTCGGCGCGACCTTCGACCTCCAGTCCGGCGGCGGATTCCCCGGCGGGACGCCGACCACCAAGTCGTACGTCAACGACTGGATCGACGTCGACACCGCGACCCGTACGGTGCGCTCGGTCGACATGAAGAAGTACCTCGCGTTCGTCGTCGCCCAGGCCACCCTGAAGACGACCCCCGCCTTCGACGCCGTCGGCGTCAACGGGAACACCACCAGCGGCACCGAGACCAACCTCTTCGGCCCGGTGGACCAGAAGTACATGAACTACACCGAGTACAGCTGGGACCACAACGACGTTCCCGGCGACGGCAGCGGCATCGACGACACCGGCCTGACCTGGGACCAGTACACCGCGAAGCGCACCACCACCGTGGACGACCAGATCCACCTCATCGACCCGATGGACTTCATCGGCACCGGCGCCGACACCGCCGCCAACTGGTACGTCCGCGCCGGCACCCGCGACCGGGACACCTCGTTCATCGTCTCGATCAACCTCGACCGGGCGCTCGAAGCGGACCAGCAGGTCAAGGACGTCGACTACCGGCTCGCCTGGAACCAGCCGCACGCCGGCAACTACGACGTGCCCGAGGCCATGGCCTGGATCGCCAAGGTCGTCCGCAAGGCCGGAGACCCGCTGGGCGCCAACCACCGCTGA
- a CDS encoding NUDIX domain-containing protein yields the protein MHRLVAQLWRLIRGPLQWRVLWLAHAKFNVGVTGVVRNDAGQVLLLKHRLWAAQHPWGLPTGFAVKGEEFPLTVVREVKEETGLDVEPGRLVRLRSGYRLRLEVAYEARLVGGTLEIDDFEILEARWFDVDALPAAMQESHRELIRGEDLL from the coding sequence ATGCATCGACTCGTCGCCCAGCTCTGGCGGCTCATACGCGGCCCCCTCCAGTGGCGCGTCCTCTGGCTGGCCCACGCCAAGTTCAACGTGGGGGTCACCGGGGTCGTCCGGAACGACGCCGGTCAAGTCCTGCTGCTGAAGCACCGGTTGTGGGCCGCTCAGCACCCCTGGGGGCTGCCGACCGGCTTCGCCGTCAAGGGCGAGGAGTTTCCGCTCACCGTCGTCCGCGAGGTGAAGGAGGAGACCGGGCTCGACGTGGAGCCGGGCCGACTGGTGCGGCTGAGGAGCGGCTACCGGCTCCGCCTCGAAGTCGCCTACGAGGCGCGGCTGGTGGGCGGCACCCTGGAGATCGACGACTTCGAGATCCTGGAGGCGAGGTGGTTCGACGTGGACGCGCTCCCCGCCGCCATGCAGGAATCGCACCGTGAGCTCATCCGGGGCGAAGACCTGCTCTGA
- a CDS encoding helix-turn-helix domain-containing protein, with amino-acid sequence MANRKELDPEASPRAAFGERLRRLREERGWTQDELSARTGYSASHISGVETGARTPTAKFTASTDRAFGTGDALTRQGAATRNSAILDGFPEFVIQEGRATEIRLFEMGVVPGLFQSPGYAAAITSGAVRRGAITELQAEERLALLTRRQQSLARTPAPQIYAVLDESCIRQRVGGTTVMEEQLDHLAAIAALPNTVIQVAPFELGERRSFYTPVTLITLSDRSYVAYAESAQSGQLERDMRFVGPLLTAYHQLAAEALSQAASVAMISQVRKGTS; translated from the coding sequence GTGGCGAATCGCAAGGAGTTGGACCCTGAGGCAAGCCCACGCGCGGCCTTCGGGGAACGTCTGCGCAGGCTGCGGGAGGAACGCGGGTGGACGCAGGACGAGCTGTCCGCTCGTACGGGATATTCCGCTTCGCATATTTCCGGGGTCGAAACTGGTGCACGAACTCCAACTGCCAAGTTCACCGCAAGTACCGATCGGGCTTTCGGTACGGGCGATGCACTGACGCGGCAAGGGGCGGCCACCCGAAACAGCGCGATTCTCGACGGATTCCCGGAGTTCGTCATCCAGGAGGGGCGAGCTACGGAGATCCGCCTCTTTGAGATGGGCGTCGTCCCAGGCCTGTTCCAAAGCCCGGGGTACGCGGCTGCCATCACAAGCGGTGCGGTACGTCGTGGAGCGATCACCGAGCTTCAGGCCGAGGAGAGACTTGCTCTTCTGACCCGACGCCAACAGTCGCTTGCTCGTACGCCTGCCCCTCAGATCTACGCCGTCCTGGACGAGAGCTGCATCAGGCAGCGCGTGGGCGGGACGACGGTGATGGAGGAACAACTGGATCATCTGGCCGCAATCGCAGCGCTGCCCAACACCGTCATTCAGGTAGCCCCCTTCGAACTGGGCGAACGCCGCTCGTTCTACACGCCGGTCACGCTGATCACCCTGTCCGACAGGTCTTATGTGGCCTACGCGGAGTCCGCCCAATCCGGGCAACTGGAGCGCGATATGCGCTTCGTCGGACCACTCCTCACGGCCTACCATCAACTCGCGGCCGAAGCGCTCTCACAGGCGGCGTCCGTGGCCATGATCAGCCAGGTACGAAAGGGCACCTCGTGA
- a CDS encoding SanA/YdcF family protein translates to MRRPRLPRALVPPRLRRALRPRAWAARLPRTRRGQRRAVQGLMVACVVALAPMTWMYTSAEAHIRTTADAPAEGVAVVFGAGLWDGKPTPYLAHRLDAAAELYRTGKVKVLLVTGDNSRTEYDEPDAMRTYLTAHGVPAARIVRDYAGFDSWDSCVRAKKIFGVDRALLVSQGFHIRRAVALCRAAGIDAYGVGVDEPHDATWYYGGTREVFAAGKAALDAVFRPDPHFLGRKETGVADALSAARG, encoded by the coding sequence ATGCGACGACCGAGACTGCCGAGAGCCCTGGTACCGCCGAGGCTGCGGCGGGCCCTGCGTCCGCGCGCGTGGGCCGCACGGCTCCCGCGCACCCGGCGCGGTCAACGGCGGGCGGTGCAGGGGCTGATGGTGGCCTGCGTGGTGGCGCTGGCGCCGATGACGTGGATGTACACCTCGGCCGAGGCGCACATACGGACCACGGCCGACGCGCCGGCCGAGGGTGTGGCCGTGGTGTTCGGGGCCGGGCTGTGGGACGGGAAGCCGACCCCGTACCTCGCTCACCGGCTGGACGCCGCAGCCGAGTTGTACCGGACCGGCAAGGTGAAGGTCCTCCTGGTGACCGGCGACAACAGCCGTACGGAGTACGACGAGCCGGACGCGATGCGGACCTACCTCACCGCGCACGGGGTGCCGGCCGCCCGGATCGTCCGCGACTACGCGGGCTTCGACTCGTGGGACTCCTGCGTGCGGGCGAAGAAGATCTTCGGGGTGGACCGCGCGCTCCTGGTGAGCCAGGGGTTCCACATCCGGCGGGCGGTCGCGCTCTGCCGGGCCGCCGGGATCGACGCGTACGGGGTCGGCGTCGACGAACCGCATGACGCCACCTGGTACTACGGCGGTACGCGGGAGGTCTTCGCGGCGGGCAAGGCGGCCCTGGACGCCGTCTTCCGGCCCGACCCGCACTTCCTGGGGCGCAAGGAGACCGGCGTCGCGGACGCCCTTTCGGCGGCGCGGGGGTGA